Proteins from a genomic interval of Channa argus isolate prfri chromosome 11, Channa argus male v1.0, whole genome shotgun sequence:
- the zcchc8 gene encoding zinc finger CCHC domain-containing protein 8 isoform X3, translated as MQCRQEIEDSICSVIFKHHKKGHEKKESCFHMKPQHSALTMEEDPLKSNSSSGRTTTTDAFKVVGSVLYFTTFSVDKLGQPLVNENPQLTDGWDVPTYHQVFNHVIGADGIEIEMKEKRPKSMCFNCGSSTHQLRDCPKPKDTAAINERRKEFNQNNHQTLQSNQRYHADELEERFAKYKPGVMSEELLTALGIDGNTLPPLIYRMRQLGYPPGWLKEAEMENSGLTLYDGNATSNDGNTTENSNLQNISYDVSKLVDFPGFNVLAPHKMKDEFMQYGSIPMQSNHMKQNYAVYLSNNFPMQPGSTCNKRRHESGSSPQLRKKTRSSPDRNSGRSSDMDIESDPGTPYHIYAPTEFQFQPPLPPGSPCFSSPPPLPQGTPPATPTPPPLPKGTPPSTPTNGSPALQGCNWVVVDETVEGTEDDLTLEELEEQQRLIWAALENADTATNSDCETPVMGTPVPSSPSMSTHVHADTETEEVEESVGLIRPAETCHSSENKMDLEESCPQSPGPVKVEEDSPQSPEPVKAQDSGAQGPGQNSSHNDSAQSPNPIKCQEDNLESPHPDFSNEGVEDEASHKDVRKITAVPHRSRFAAGIVPFEDTPEFTEVAEATGTYLRIRDVLKCSPRSLAKKK; from the exons AT GCAGTGTCGTCAAGAAATTGAAGATAGCATCTGTAGTGTGATTTTTAAGCACCATAAGAAGGGCCATGAAAAGAAAGAATCATGCTTTCACATGAAACCCCAG CATTCAGCCTTGACTATGGAAGAAGATCCACTAAAGTCAAATTCCAGTAGTggtagaacaacaacaacagacgCATTCAAA gTGGTCGGAAGTGTCTTGTATTTTACCACATTCAGTGTTGATAAACTTGGACAGCCTCTAGTTAATGAAAACCCACAGCTGACAGATGGATGGGACGTACCAAC CTATCACCAGGTTTTCAACCATGTCATTGGGGCAGATggaatagaaatagaaatgaaagaaaaaag ACCCAAGTCTATGTGTTTCAACTGTGGCTCCAGTACACATCAGCTGAGAGACTGTCCCAAG CCTAAAGACACAGCTGCAATTAACGAGAGAAGAAAGGAATTTAATCAAAACAACCACCAGACCTTGCAGAGTAACCAGCGATATCATGCTGATGAATTGGAGGAACGGTTTGCTAAATACAAGCCTGGAGTCATGAG TGAGGAGCTGTTGACAGCACTGGGAATTGATGGCAACACCCTTCCCCCTCTAATTTATCGGATGAGGCAGCTAGGGTACCCACCAGGGTGGCTgaaagaggcagagatggaAAACTCTGGCTTAACACTGTATGATGGGAAtg caacTTCAAATGATGgtaacacaacagaaaacagcaatTTGCAAAACATCTCTTATGATGTCTCCAAACTGGTAGACTTCCCAGGCTTCAATGTACTTGCACCACACAAAATGAAAGAC GAATTCATGCAGTATGGTTCAATTCCAATGCAGAGCAACCACATGAAACAAAACTATGCAGTGTATCTGTCCAACAACTTTCCTATG CAGCCTGGTTCCACCTGCAACAAAAGACGACATGAATCTGGCTCATCTCCACAGCTAAGGAAAAAGACAAGATCCAGTCCTGACCGTAACTCAGGCAGGAGCTCAGACATGGATATTGAATCGG ACCCAGGAACACCTTATCATATTTATGCCCCCACCGAATTCCAGTTCCAACCACCATTGCCTCCTGGCTCTCCTTGCTTCAGTTCACCTCCCCCTTTACCGCAGGGCACTCCCCCTGCTACACCCACTCCTCCACCTCTCCCTAAAGGTACACCTCCTTCCACACCCACCAATGGCTCACCAGCACTACAGGGGTGTAACTGGGTAGTAGTTGATGAGACTGTGGAGGGAACAGAAGATGACCTGACACTGGAGGAACTGGAGGAACAGCAGCGGCTGATCTGGGCAGCTCTAGAAAATGCTGACACTGCAACTAATAGTGACTGTGAGACACCTGTAATGGGAACACCTGTACCTAGTTCACCAAGTATGTCGACCCATGTGCATGCTGACACGGAAACAGAAGAAGTTGAAGAATCAGTAGGCCTAATAAGACCTGCAGAAACTTGTCAcagcagtgaaaataaaatggatCTGGAAGAGAGTTGCCCTCAGAGCCCTGGACCAGTCAAAGTTGAGGAGGACAGTCCCCAAAGCCCTGAACCAGTCAAAGCCCAAGACAGCGGTGCTCAGGGTCCTGGTCAAAACAGTTCTCACAATGACAGTGCACAAAGCCCTAATCCAATCAAATGCCAGGAAGACAACCTGGAGAGCCCGCATCCAGATTTTTCTAATGAGGGGGTTGAAGACGAGGCTTCTCATAAGGATGTCAGGAAGATAACAGCTGTTCCCCATAGGAGCAGGTTTGCAGCTGGCATAGTTCCGTTTGAAGACACACCAGAATTCACTGAAGTTGCTGAAGCCACGGGGACCTACCTTAGGATCAGAGATGTACTTAAATGTTCCCCTCGAAGTTTGGCgaagaaaaaatga
- the si:ch211-110p13.9 gene encoding uncharacterized protein si:ch211-110p13.9, with protein MSGSPTIHVTLPQWNGGLRKIRFIYLVNLTSFRLTKCPNKGPAIPLYLGADVFSNTDIRTENHPRHHAKFAKKGLATKINFSSAFRFNGLKVPTANNSLWFYSVQGLFRVAFEFYSKQEQLAVLENLQDAWKSRINDNPLKMSYNLSEKLDLVVSSSVCDTESRYKMSQPQHTQVARGSSDVFGNDTCETSADHDYCSFPKQTVQTEQGQVVVSTVRQKLHSIHNKLSSETLSYREQLETILLLLETIDQYINGDLKEKDVTETVLALLKAKDWGSVYSSTLFSCIGRWLGQQFNAGNSSISQKVENFKVQHIEQISNLPPAEELATKLFPEPMQTLLLHWMGLSEESTLEKRHSEYPILLLILEFVNHNLITGVAHVLYSSLICK; from the exons ATGTCAGGTTCACCTACTATTCACGTAACTTTACCGCAATGGAACGGGGGCTTGCGGAAAATTCGCTTTATTTATTTGGTGAATCTGACATCGTTCAGGCTGACAAAGTGTCCCAACAAG GGTCCAGCGATTCCTCTGTATTTAGGAGCTGACGTCTTCTCCAACACTGATATTCGTACAGAGAACCACCCAAGGCACCACGCCAAGTTTGCAAAAAAAGGACTGGcaacaaaaattaatttttccTCAG CATTCAGATTCAATGGGTTGAAGGTACCCACAGCAAATAACAGCCTGTGGTTTTACAGTGTTCAAGGACTTTTCCGAGTAGCCTTTGAATTTTACAGTAAACAAGAACAGCTAGCTGTGCTGGAGAACTTGCAG GATGCTTGGAAATCAAGGATAAATGACAATCCTCTGAAAATGAGTTACAACCTCAGTGAAAAGCTTGACTTGGTAGTATCCAGCTCTGTGTGTGATACAGAATCAAGATATAAAATGTCACAACCTCAACATACCCAGGTTGCCAGGGGATCAAGTGATGTATTTGGCAATGACACATGTGAGACATCAGCAGATCATGATTACTGTTCTTTTCCAAAGCAGACCGTCCAAACTGAGCAGGGCCAAGTAGTTGTATCCACAGTGAGACAAAAACTGCATAGCATACATAACAAACTCTCATCTGAGACCCTAAGCTACAGGGAGCAGCTAGAAACTATCTTGCTGCTTTTGGAGACCATTGATCAATATATAAATGGGGATCTCAAAGAAAAGGATGTGACTGAAACAGTGCTAGCCCTGCTAAAGGCCAAAGACTGGGGCTCTGTGTATTCAAGTACCCTGTTTAGTTGTATAGGGCGCTGGCTCGGCCAGCAATTCAATGCAGGGAACAGTAGCATCAGCCAAAAAGTGGAAAACTTCAAAGTTCAACATATTGAGCAAATAAGCAACTTGCCACCTGCTGAGGAACTAGCCACAAAACTTTTCCCAGAGCCCATGCAAACACTGCTGCTTCACTGGATGGGCTTGAGTGAAGAGTCCACGCTCGAAAAGAGACACAGTGAATACCCAATCCTGCTCCTTATCCTTGAGTTTGTAAACCACAACCTCATTACTGGTGTAGCTCACGTTCTGTACTCCAGTCTTATATGTAAATAA
- the zcchc8 gene encoding zinc finger CCHC domain-containing protein 8 isoform X1 codes for MAEVDFGDSELFQQLDDCASPVPTHIRFADDDEEDQTDTSRLRSRLEECDGYIQRLTEENKDLRRKLNVLTRPSGITIEDVNIDGPLLQVIYTNNIISKQCRQEIEDSICSVIFKHHKKGHEKKESCFHMKPQHSALTMEEDPLKSNSSSGRTTTTDAFKVVGSVLYFTTFSVDKLGQPLVNENPQLTDGWDVPTYHQVFNHVIGADGIEIEMKEKRPKSMCFNCGSSTHQLRDCPKPKDTAAINERRKEFNQNNHQTLQSNQRYHADELEERFAKYKPGVMSEELLTALGIDGNTLPPLIYRMRQLGYPPGWLKEAEMENSGLTLYDGNATSNDGNTTENSNLQNISYDVSKLVDFPGFNVLAPHKMKDEFMQYGSIPMQSNHMKQNYAVYLSNNFPMQPGSTCNKRRHESGSSPQLRKKTRSSPDRNSGRSSDMDIESDPGTPYHIYAPTEFQFQPPLPPGSPCFSSPPPLPQGTPPATPTPPPLPKGTPPSTPTNGSPALQGCNWVVVDETVEGTEDDLTLEELEEQQRLIWAALENADTATNSDCETPVMGTPVPSSPSMSTHVHADTETEEVEESVGLIRPAETCHSSENKMDLEESCPQSPGPVKVEEDSPQSPEPVKAQDSGAQGPGQNSSHNDSAQSPNPIKCQEDNLESPHPDFSNEGVEDEASHKDVRKITAVPHRSRFAAGIVPFEDTPEFTEVAEATGTYLRIRDVLKCSPRSLAKKK; via the exons atggctgaAGTGGATTTTGGGGACAGTGAGCTCTTTCAGCAGTTAGATGACTGCGCATCACCGGTTCCTACACACATTCGTTTTgcagatgatgatgaggaggatcAGACTGACACGAGTAGGCTTCGCAGCAGGCTTGAAGAGTGTGATGGCTACATTCAGAGACTCACTGAGGAAAATA AAGATTTACGAAGAAAACTGAACGTCCTCACACGACCAAG CGGCATCACAATTGAAGATGTCAACATCGACGGTCCACTTCTTCAAGTCATTTATACAAACAACATTATTTCAAA GCAGTGTCGTCAAGAAATTGAAGATAGCATCTGTAGTGTGATTTTTAAGCACCATAAGAAGGGCCATGAAAAGAAAGAATCATGCTTTCACATGAAACCCCAG CATTCAGCCTTGACTATGGAAGAAGATCCACTAAAGTCAAATTCCAGTAGTggtagaacaacaacaacagacgCATTCAAA gTGGTCGGAAGTGTCTTGTATTTTACCACATTCAGTGTTGATAAACTTGGACAGCCTCTAGTTAATGAAAACCCACAGCTGACAGATGGATGGGACGTACCAAC CTATCACCAGGTTTTCAACCATGTCATTGGGGCAGATggaatagaaatagaaatgaaagaaaaaag ACCCAAGTCTATGTGTTTCAACTGTGGCTCCAGTACACATCAGCTGAGAGACTGTCCCAAG CCTAAAGACACAGCTGCAATTAACGAGAGAAGAAAGGAATTTAATCAAAACAACCACCAGACCTTGCAGAGTAACCAGCGATATCATGCTGATGAATTGGAGGAACGGTTTGCTAAATACAAGCCTGGAGTCATGAG TGAGGAGCTGTTGACAGCACTGGGAATTGATGGCAACACCCTTCCCCCTCTAATTTATCGGATGAGGCAGCTAGGGTACCCACCAGGGTGGCTgaaagaggcagagatggaAAACTCTGGCTTAACACTGTATGATGGGAAtg caacTTCAAATGATGgtaacacaacagaaaacagcaatTTGCAAAACATCTCTTATGATGTCTCCAAACTGGTAGACTTCCCAGGCTTCAATGTACTTGCACCACACAAAATGAAAGAC GAATTCATGCAGTATGGTTCAATTCCAATGCAGAGCAACCACATGAAACAAAACTATGCAGTGTATCTGTCCAACAACTTTCCTATG CAGCCTGGTTCCACCTGCAACAAAAGACGACATGAATCTGGCTCATCTCCACAGCTAAGGAAAAAGACAAGATCCAGTCCTGACCGTAACTCAGGCAGGAGCTCAGACATGGATATTGAATCGG ACCCAGGAACACCTTATCATATTTATGCCCCCACCGAATTCCAGTTCCAACCACCATTGCCTCCTGGCTCTCCTTGCTTCAGTTCACCTCCCCCTTTACCGCAGGGCACTCCCCCTGCTACACCCACTCCTCCACCTCTCCCTAAAGGTACACCTCCTTCCACACCCACCAATGGCTCACCAGCACTACAGGGGTGTAACTGGGTAGTAGTTGATGAGACTGTGGAGGGAACAGAAGATGACCTGACACTGGAGGAACTGGAGGAACAGCAGCGGCTGATCTGGGCAGCTCTAGAAAATGCTGACACTGCAACTAATAGTGACTGTGAGACACCTGTAATGGGAACACCTGTACCTAGTTCACCAAGTATGTCGACCCATGTGCATGCTGACACGGAAACAGAAGAAGTTGAAGAATCAGTAGGCCTAATAAGACCTGCAGAAACTTGTCAcagcagtgaaaataaaatggatCTGGAAGAGAGTTGCCCTCAGAGCCCTGGACCAGTCAAAGTTGAGGAGGACAGTCCCCAAAGCCCTGAACCAGTCAAAGCCCAAGACAGCGGTGCTCAGGGTCCTGGTCAAAACAGTTCTCACAATGACAGTGCACAAAGCCCTAATCCAATCAAATGCCAGGAAGACAACCTGGAGAGCCCGCATCCAGATTTTTCTAATGAGGGGGTTGAAGACGAGGCTTCTCATAAGGATGTCAGGAAGATAACAGCTGTTCCCCATAGGAGCAGGTTTGCAGCTGGCATAGTTCCGTTTGAAGACACACCAGAATTCACTGAAGTTGCTGAAGCCACGGGGACCTACCTTAGGATCAGAGATGTACTTAAATGTTCCCCTCGAAGTTTGGCgaagaaaaaatga
- the zcchc8 gene encoding zinc finger CCHC domain-containing protein 8 isoform X2 — MAEVDFGDSELFQQLDDCASPVPTHIRFADDDEEDQTDTSRLRSRLEECDGYIQRLTEENKDLRRKLNVLTRPSGITIEDVNIDGPLLQVIYTNNIISKQCRQEIEDSICSVIFKHHKKGHEKKESCFHMKPQHSALTMEEDPLKSNSSSGRTTTTDAFKVVGSVLYFTTFSVDKLGQPLVNENPQLTDGWDVPTYHQVFNHVIGADGIEIEMKEKRPKSMCFNCGSSTHQLRDCPKPKDTAAINERRKEFNQNNHQTLQSNQRYHADELEERFAKYKPGVMSEELLTALGIDGNTLPPLIYRMRQLGYPPGWLKEAEMENSGLTLYDGNATSNDGNTTENSNLQNISYDVSKLVDFPGFNVLAPHKMKDEFMQYGSIPMQSNHMKQNYAVYLSNNFPMPGSTCNKRRHESGSSPQLRKKTRSSPDRNSGRSSDMDIESDPGTPYHIYAPTEFQFQPPLPPGSPCFSSPPPLPQGTPPATPTPPPLPKGTPPSTPTNGSPALQGCNWVVVDETVEGTEDDLTLEELEEQQRLIWAALENADTATNSDCETPVMGTPVPSSPSMSTHVHADTETEEVEESVGLIRPAETCHSSENKMDLEESCPQSPGPVKVEEDSPQSPEPVKAQDSGAQGPGQNSSHNDSAQSPNPIKCQEDNLESPHPDFSNEGVEDEASHKDVRKITAVPHRSRFAAGIVPFEDTPEFTEVAEATGTYLRIRDVLKCSPRSLAKKK; from the exons atggctgaAGTGGATTTTGGGGACAGTGAGCTCTTTCAGCAGTTAGATGACTGCGCATCACCGGTTCCTACACACATTCGTTTTgcagatgatgatgaggaggatcAGACTGACACGAGTAGGCTTCGCAGCAGGCTTGAAGAGTGTGATGGCTACATTCAGAGACTCACTGAGGAAAATA AAGATTTACGAAGAAAACTGAACGTCCTCACACGACCAAG CGGCATCACAATTGAAGATGTCAACATCGACGGTCCACTTCTTCAAGTCATTTATACAAACAACATTATTTCAAA GCAGTGTCGTCAAGAAATTGAAGATAGCATCTGTAGTGTGATTTTTAAGCACCATAAGAAGGGCCATGAAAAGAAAGAATCATGCTTTCACATGAAACCCCAG CATTCAGCCTTGACTATGGAAGAAGATCCACTAAAGTCAAATTCCAGTAGTggtagaacaacaacaacagacgCATTCAAA gTGGTCGGAAGTGTCTTGTATTTTACCACATTCAGTGTTGATAAACTTGGACAGCCTCTAGTTAATGAAAACCCACAGCTGACAGATGGATGGGACGTACCAAC CTATCACCAGGTTTTCAACCATGTCATTGGGGCAGATggaatagaaatagaaatgaaagaaaaaag ACCCAAGTCTATGTGTTTCAACTGTGGCTCCAGTACACATCAGCTGAGAGACTGTCCCAAG CCTAAAGACACAGCTGCAATTAACGAGAGAAGAAAGGAATTTAATCAAAACAACCACCAGACCTTGCAGAGTAACCAGCGATATCATGCTGATGAATTGGAGGAACGGTTTGCTAAATACAAGCCTGGAGTCATGAG TGAGGAGCTGTTGACAGCACTGGGAATTGATGGCAACACCCTTCCCCCTCTAATTTATCGGATGAGGCAGCTAGGGTACCCACCAGGGTGGCTgaaagaggcagagatggaAAACTCTGGCTTAACACTGTATGATGGGAAtg caacTTCAAATGATGgtaacacaacagaaaacagcaatTTGCAAAACATCTCTTATGATGTCTCCAAACTGGTAGACTTCCCAGGCTTCAATGTACTTGCACCACACAAAATGAAAGAC GAATTCATGCAGTATGGTTCAATTCCAATGCAGAGCAACCACATGAAACAAAACTATGCAGTGTATCTGTCCAACAACTTTCCTATG CCTGGTTCCACCTGCAACAAAAGACGACATGAATCTGGCTCATCTCCACAGCTAAGGAAAAAGACAAGATCCAGTCCTGACCGTAACTCAGGCAGGAGCTCAGACATGGATATTGAATCGG ACCCAGGAACACCTTATCATATTTATGCCCCCACCGAATTCCAGTTCCAACCACCATTGCCTCCTGGCTCTCCTTGCTTCAGTTCACCTCCCCCTTTACCGCAGGGCACTCCCCCTGCTACACCCACTCCTCCACCTCTCCCTAAAGGTACACCTCCTTCCACACCCACCAATGGCTCACCAGCACTACAGGGGTGTAACTGGGTAGTAGTTGATGAGACTGTGGAGGGAACAGAAGATGACCTGACACTGGAGGAACTGGAGGAACAGCAGCGGCTGATCTGGGCAGCTCTAGAAAATGCTGACACTGCAACTAATAGTGACTGTGAGACACCTGTAATGGGAACACCTGTACCTAGTTCACCAAGTATGTCGACCCATGTGCATGCTGACACGGAAACAGAAGAAGTTGAAGAATCAGTAGGCCTAATAAGACCTGCAGAAACTTGTCAcagcagtgaaaataaaatggatCTGGAAGAGAGTTGCCCTCAGAGCCCTGGACCAGTCAAAGTTGAGGAGGACAGTCCCCAAAGCCCTGAACCAGTCAAAGCCCAAGACAGCGGTGCTCAGGGTCCTGGTCAAAACAGTTCTCACAATGACAGTGCACAAAGCCCTAATCCAATCAAATGCCAGGAAGACAACCTGGAGAGCCCGCATCCAGATTTTTCTAATGAGGGGGTTGAAGACGAGGCTTCTCATAAGGATGTCAGGAAGATAACAGCTGTTCCCCATAGGAGCAGGTTTGCAGCTGGCATAGTTCCGTTTGAAGACACACCAGAATTCACTGAAGTTGCTGAAGCCACGGGGACCTACCTTAGGATCAGAGATGTACTTAAATGTTCCCCTCGAAGTTTGGCgaagaaaaaatga